From Brevibacillus marinus, a single genomic window includes:
- the chrA gene encoding chromate efflux transporter, which translates to MNRNRAEEQRQADSRLARLWEILVVSGKLGLTSFGGPSAHLGYFYDEYIRRRGWLDERSYADLVALCQFLPGPASSQVGIGIGVLRAGLWGGIAAWLGFTLPSVLLMVLFAFFLQGSELVADGWLHGLKVVAVAVVAHAILGMGKTLAPDRCRATIAVLAAAAALLWQTALSQLVIILSAGLLGYFLLPKADRPASSEIAVGVPRSAAIICLGLFFLLLLALPVLRQLLSGPWAAVFDSFYRAGSLVFGGGHVVLPLLEREVVPTGWVSKEAFLAGYAAAQAVPGPLFTFAAYLGAVMGGWAGAVVATLAIFLPAFLLVIGSLPYWQALRRRSSLQGVLAGINAAVVGILLAALYDPLWTDTIQKPLDAALAAVLYLLLAIWRTPPWIVVVAGAAGGALMDLFIAG; encoded by the coding sequence ATGAATCGTAACAGGGCAGAGGAACAGCGGCAGGCGGACAGCCGCTTGGCCAGGCTGTGGGAAATTCTCGTCGTTTCCGGCAAGCTGGGGCTCACCTCGTTTGGCGGTCCGTCGGCCCATCTCGGCTATTTTTACGACGAGTACATTCGCCGTAGAGGGTGGCTGGACGAGCGCAGTTACGCCGATCTGGTGGCGCTTTGCCAGTTTTTGCCCGGACCGGCCAGCAGCCAGGTGGGAATCGGCATTGGCGTGCTGCGCGCCGGTTTGTGGGGAGGGATCGCCGCCTGGCTCGGCTTTACCCTTCCTTCTGTCCTGCTAATGGTGCTGTTTGCTTTTTTTCTGCAAGGGTCCGAACTGGTCGCTGACGGTTGGCTGCACGGGTTGAAAGTGGTGGCGGTGGCGGTTGTGGCGCACGCGATCTTGGGAATGGGAAAAACTCTGGCCCCTGATCGCTGCCGGGCGACGATTGCCGTTTTGGCGGCCGCCGCTGCCTTGTTGTGGCAGACGGCGCTCAGCCAACTCGTGATCATTCTGTCGGCCGGGCTGCTCGGTTATTTCCTGCTCCCCAAAGCTGATCGTCCAGCGTCTTCGGAGATTGCCGTTGGAGTGCCGCGTTCCGCCGCGATCATCTGTCTCGGCTTGTTTTTTCTGCTGCTATTGGCTCTGCCTGTGCTACGCCAGCTCCTGTCCGGGCCGTGGGCGGCCGTATTCGACAGCTTTTACCGGGCCGGTTCGCTTGTCTTTGGCGGGGGGCACGTCGTGCTGCCGCTGTTGGAGCGGGAAGTGGTGCCGACGGGCTGGGTAAGCAAGGAGGCGTTTCTCGCCGGCTATGCCGCTGCGCAGGCGGTTCCCGGACCGCTGTTTACGTTTGCGGCTTATCTGGGGGCGGTCATGGGCGGATGGGCGGGGGCCGTTGTGGCCACACTTGCCATCTTTTTACCCGCTTTCCTGTTGGTGATCGGCAGCTTGCCGTACTGGCAGGCGCTGCGCCGCAGATCCTCCCTGCAAGGCGTGCTGGCTGGGATCAACGCAGCGGTCGTGGGTATCCTGCTGGCTGCGCTGTACGACCCGCTGTGGACCGACACGATCCAAAAGCCGCTTGATGCTGCGCTGGCGGCGGTGCTGTATCTGCTGCTGGCGATCTGGCGAACGCCGCCCTGGATCGTCGTGGTCGCCGGAGCGGCTGGCGGCGCGCTGATGGATCTTTTTATAGCAGGATGA
- the iolC gene encoding 5-dehydro-2-deoxygluconokinase: protein MNGLTFAQHKRLDFLAIGRLCIDLNANEINRPLEETRTFSKYVGGSPANIAIGMSRLGMKTGFIGKVANDQLGRFILHYLRQNQIDTGHVVIDQSGGVTGLAFTEIKSPTDCSILLYRDNVADLKLAPNEVSEAAIQNAKALLVSGTALAQSPSREAVYLALHYARRHGAVVFFDLDYRPYTWTSSEETAIHYHLAARQCDVLIGTREEFDIMERLEHNPARDDAYTAQLWFQHQAKIVVIKHGQDGSVAYTKQGEVARGTTFPAKVVKTFGAGDAYAAAFIYALMKGWELAKAMEYGAAAAAIVISSHSCSEAMPTAQQIDDYIRLCKSGQW, encoded by the coding sequence ATGAATGGGTTGACCTTTGCTCAGCACAAGAGGCTGGATTTTCTGGCCATCGGGCGGCTTTGCATCGATTTGAACGCCAATGAAATCAATCGGCCGCTGGAAGAGACGCGCACGTTCAGCAAATACGTGGGGGGCTCCCCCGCCAACATCGCGATCGGGATGTCCCGACTGGGGATGAAAACGGGGTTTATCGGCAAAGTAGCGAACGACCAGCTGGGCCGCTTCATTTTGCACTATCTGCGGCAAAATCAGATCGACACCGGCCATGTCGTCATCGATCAGTCCGGCGGCGTGACCGGGCTTGCCTTCACGGAAATCAAAAGCCCGACCGATTGCAGCATTCTCCTGTACCGGGACAACGTGGCCGATTTGAAGCTTGCGCCAAACGAAGTAAGCGAAGCGGCGATTCAAAACGCGAAAGCGCTGCTCGTCTCCGGCACGGCTTTGGCGCAAAGCCCCTCGCGGGAAGCGGTCTACCTGGCGCTCCACTACGCGCGCAGGCACGGCGCGGTCGTCTTTTTCGACCTCGATTACCGTCCCTACACGTGGACGTCAAGCGAGGAGACCGCGATTCACTACCATCTGGCCGCCCGGCAGTGTGATGTGCTGATCGGGACGCGAGAGGAATTCGACATCATGGAACGGTTGGAACACAATCCCGCCCGCGACGATGCGTACACCGCCCAGCTGTGGTTTCAGCACCAGGCCAAAATCGTCGTGATCAAACACGGCCAGGACGGGTCGGTCGCCTACACCAAACAGGGAGAAGTCGCCAGAGGCACGACCTTCCCGGCCAAGGTTGTCAAAACGTTTGGCGCCGGCGACGCGTATGCGGCCGCTTTTATCTACGCCCTGATGAAAGGATGGGAGCTCGCCAAGGCGATGGAGTACGGCGCCGCCGCCGCTGCCATCGTCATCTCCAGCCACAGCTGCTCGGAAGCGATGCCCACCGCCCAGCAGATCGACGACTACATCAGGCTGTGCAAAAGCGGACAATGGTAA
- the iolB gene encoding 5-deoxy-glucuronate isomerase, which produces MSQLIIPSQQADERGNVLTITPERAGWQYVGFAVFTLQPGQALEQETGEREVCLVLLSGIADLATRRAAWKNVGRRMDLFAKLAPYAAYVPAGDRYTVAAVTRLEVAVCSAPGKGTYPARLITPADVGVELRGAGNVERLIHNILPEQQPADSLLVVEVFTPEGHWSSYPPHKHDVDDLPHESRLEETYYHRIRPAHGFAVQRVYTDDRSLDAALVVRDGDAVLVPRGYHPVAAAPGYDLYYLNVMAGPVRTWKFRNDPEHAWVLESKLAAQPWRKEG; this is translated from the coding sequence GTGAGCCAGCTGATTATTCCGAGCCAGCAAGCGGATGAACGGGGCAATGTGTTGACGATCACACCGGAGCGGGCCGGCTGGCAGTACGTCGGGTTTGCCGTCTTCACCCTGCAGCCGGGGCAGGCGCTCGAGCAGGAAACGGGCGAGCGGGAAGTTTGCCTCGTCCTCTTGAGCGGCATCGCCGATCTCGCCACCAGGCGGGCAGCGTGGAAGAACGTGGGCCGGCGGATGGATCTGTTTGCGAAGCTGGCTCCCTACGCGGCCTATGTTCCCGCCGGGGATCGGTACACCGTAGCGGCGGTTACCAGACTGGAAGTGGCCGTCTGCAGCGCGCCGGGCAAAGGAACATACCCCGCCCGCTTGATTACGCCTGCCGATGTAGGGGTGGAGCTCAGGGGGGCCGGCAACGTGGAGCGGCTGATCCACAACATCCTGCCGGAGCAGCAGCCGGCGGACAGCCTGCTGGTGGTGGAGGTGTTCACGCCGGAAGGACATTGGTCCAGCTATCCGCCGCACAAGCACGATGTGGACGATCTGCCGCATGAATCCCGGTTGGAAGAAACGTATTACCACCGCATCCGCCCCGCGCACGGATTTGCCGTGCAGCGCGTTTACACCGACGACCGGTCGTTGGATGCCGCGCTCGTCGTCCGGGACGGGGATGCGGTACTGGTTCCCAGAGGCTACCACCCTGTCGCTGCCGCGCCCGGTTACGACCTCTACTACTTAAACGTGATGGCCGGACCAGTCCGTACGTGGAAGTTCCGCAATGATCCGGAACACGCCTGGGTGCTGGAAAGCAAGTTGGCGGCCCAGCCGTGGCGGAAGGAAGGGTAA
- the iolE gene encoding myo-inosose-2 dehydratase, with the protein MAWQRANRTRFRIGIAPISWVNDDIPGLGDHYTQDQVLAEMASLGYAATEMGRLFMQDPPTLKEKLAQHGVQLASKFVGTLFTDAARLEEELHAFANWVKYLQEMGCRHVIVCEMGGSLHWDPRRPDAREIRRLTAAEWERLVDALHRAAVIAQEAGLLLVYHPHAGTVIEMAHEIDRLLALTDPKLVHLLYDTGHALYGGYDPLELLTKYYERIQYVHLKDVRREVLDVVRREKLDFRAAVLQGLFTVPGDGCIDFAPIFRELVKRNYDGWIIVEAEQDPAVAHPYTYAKRAKAYLDGLIEAMSTTTEGRGGGEA; encoded by the coding sequence ATGGCTTGGCAACGAGCGAACCGGACCCGATTCCGCATCGGGATTGCCCCGATCAGCTGGGTGAACGACGATATTCCCGGTTTGGGCGATCACTACACGCAGGACCAGGTGTTGGCGGAGATGGCCTCCCTGGGATACGCGGCGACCGAGATGGGGCGTCTGTTTATGCAGGATCCGCCAACCTTGAAGGAAAAACTGGCGCAGCACGGCGTCCAATTGGCGAGCAAATTCGTCGGAACGTTGTTTACCGATGCGGCGCGGCTGGAGGAAGAGCTGCACGCCTTTGCCAACTGGGTGAAGTACCTGCAAGAAATGGGCTGTCGGCACGTGATCGTCTGTGAGATGGGCGGCTCCCTGCACTGGGATCCGCGGCGGCCGGATGCCCGGGAGATCCGGCGGCTGACCGCCGCGGAGTGGGAGCGCCTGGTCGACGCGCTGCATCGGGCGGCGGTCATCGCGCAGGAGGCGGGGCTGCTGCTGGTCTACCACCCCCATGCCGGCACGGTGATCGAAATGGCGCACGAGATCGACCGCTTGCTGGCGCTGACCGATCCCAAGCTGGTCCATCTTTTATACGATACCGGCCATGCGCTGTACGGCGGATACGATCCGCTGGAACTGCTGACGAAATACTACGAGCGGATTCAGTACGTTCATCTCAAGGACGTTCGCCGCGAGGTGCTCGATGTTGTCAGACGGGAAAAGCTGGATTTCCGCGCGGCGGTCCTGCAAGGGCTGTTTACCGTGCCCGGCGATGGCTGCATCGATTTCGCGCCGATCTTTCGCGAATTGGTCAAAAGAAACTACGACGGCTGGATCATTGTGGAAGCGGAACAAGATCCCGCGGTTGCCCATCCGTACACCTATGCCAAACGGGCCAAGGCGTATCTGGACGGTTTGATCGAGGCAATGAGCACGACGACGGAGGGACGAGGAGGAGGAGAAGCGTGA
- the iolD gene encoding 3D-(3,5/4)-trihydroxycyclohexane-1,2-dione acylhydrolase (decyclizing), with protein MSGYRLTTAQALVKFLNQQFVEFDGREERFVKGVFTIFGHGNVLGLGQALAEDPGELAVYQGRNEQGMAHAAVAFAKQQHRRQIIACTSSVGPGAANMLTAAATATANNIPLLLLPGDTFATRQPDPVLQQIELEHNLTISTNDAFRAVSKYWDRVSRPEQLMSALLNAMRVLTDPANTGAVTIALPQDVQAEVYDFPASFFQKRVHRIERRVPTAAALREAAALCRRKQKPLIICGGGVSYSEAAASLKRFAETFNIPYAETQAGKSAIESDHPWNLGGIGVTGNLAANRIARQADLVIGVGTRYTDFTTGSKELFQHPEVAFLSINVSAYHAGKLDALQLVADAKLALEALEGELAASGYRSAYTDEIAAAKAAWDAEVKRLSGIRYHQPGFRPEVAGHCDEVLPEFSETYQTSLTQTEVIALVNQLIAEDAIIIGASGSLPGDLQRMWRCRRPNTYHMEYGYSCMGYEIAGALGVKLAAPEREVYAMVGDGSYLMLHSELVTSLQEGLKINVLLFDNASFGCINNLQMANGMGSFATEFRYRNPATGRLDGAFMPIDFAQSAAGYGVKTYSARSLAELEAALEDAKKQTVSTLIDIKVLPKTMTNGYEAWWHVGVAGTARNPQVNEAYRQRQQQLAKARKY; from the coding sequence ATGAGCGGATACAGGCTCACCACGGCGCAAGCGTTGGTGAAGTTTTTGAATCAGCAGTTTGTCGAGTTTGACGGCCGGGAAGAACGGTTTGTCAAAGGTGTGTTTACGATCTTCGGCCATGGCAACGTATTGGGGCTCGGCCAGGCGTTGGCGGAGGATCCGGGAGAGCTGGCGGTGTACCAAGGGCGGAACGAGCAGGGGATGGCCCATGCGGCCGTGGCCTTTGCCAAACAACAGCATCGGCGGCAGATTATCGCCTGCACCTCTTCCGTCGGACCGGGCGCAGCCAACATGCTGACGGCCGCCGCGACCGCCACGGCGAACAACATCCCGCTGCTCCTGCTGCCCGGCGACACGTTTGCCACGAGACAGCCGGACCCGGTGCTGCAGCAAATTGAACTGGAGCACAATTTGACGATCAGCACCAATGACGCCTTCCGCGCGGTCAGCAAGTATTGGGATCGGGTCAGCCGGCCGGAACAGCTGATGAGCGCCCTGCTCAACGCGATGCGCGTCTTGACCGACCCGGCCAACACAGGAGCGGTGACGATTGCCCTGCCCCAGGATGTGCAGGCGGAAGTGTACGATTTTCCCGCTTCTTTCTTTCAAAAACGGGTGCATCGGATTGAGCGGCGCGTGCCGACTGCCGCTGCTTTGCGGGAAGCGGCGGCGCTGTGCAGGCGAAAGCAGAAGCCGCTGATCATCTGCGGCGGCGGCGTCAGCTATTCGGAAGCGGCGGCCAGTCTGAAGCGGTTCGCGGAGACGTTCAACATCCCGTACGCCGAGACGCAAGCCGGGAAAAGCGCGATCGAAAGCGATCATCCCTGGAATCTGGGGGGAATCGGCGTGACGGGAAATCTGGCAGCCAATCGGATCGCCCGCCAGGCTGACCTGGTGATTGGCGTCGGAACCCGCTACACCGACTTCACGACCGGTTCCAAAGAACTGTTTCAACATCCGGAAGTAGCCTTTCTCTCGATCAACGTCTCCGCTTACCATGCCGGCAAGCTGGACGCGCTCCAGCTGGTGGCGGACGCCAAACTGGCGCTTGAGGCCCTGGAGGGGGAACTGGCGGCGAGCGGCTACCGCTCCGCCTATACGGACGAGATCGCCGCGGCCAAGGCGGCGTGGGATGCGGAAGTAAAGCGCCTCTCCGGGATCCGCTACCACCAGCCGGGATTCCGCCCCGAGGTTGCCGGCCATTGCGATGAGGTGCTGCCGGAATTCAGCGAAACGTATCAAACCAGCCTGACGCAAACAGAAGTAATCGCCCTGGTCAATCAGCTGATTGCGGAAGACGCGATCATCATCGGGGCCTCCGGCAGCCTGCCCGGCGATCTGCAAAGGATGTGGCGGTGCCGCCGGCCCAACACCTACCACATGGAATACGGCTACTCCTGCATGGGCTACGAAATCGCGGGCGCGCTCGGCGTAAAGCTGGCTGCCCCCGAGCGGGAAGTGTACGCGATGGTCGGAGATGGCAGCTATCTGATGCTTCACTCCGAGTTGGTCACCAGTCTGCAGGAAGGCTTGAAAATCAATGTGCTGTTGTTCGACAACGCCTCGTTCGGCTGCATCAACAACCTGCAGATGGCCAACGGGATGGGCAGTTTCGCCACCGAATTCCGCTACCGCAATCCCGCCACGGGCCGCCTGGATGGCGCGTTCATGCCGATTGATTTCGCCCAGAGCGCGGCCGGTTACGGGGTGAAAACCTATTCCGCGCGCAGCTTGGCAGAGCTGGAAGCGGCGCTCGAGGATGCCAAAAAACAGACGGTGTCCACGCTGATCGATATAAAAGTGCTGCCGAAAACGATGACCAACGGCTATGAAGCCTGGTGGCACGTCGGGGTTGCCGGGACGGCCCGCAATCCGCAGGTGAACGAAGCGTATCGCCAGCGGCAGCAGCAGTTGGCAAAGGCCAGAAAATACTAG
- a CDS encoding sugar phosphate isomerase/epimerase family protein — translation MKIAFNQATTLKQSTLALDLVYCEKYGYDYIEIRLDKLRQYLSFHAVEDLRAFFAAHLIKPYAFNALEFVTFRDQADYRQICEDLHFLCEVGGSIHCNTLIVVPTFDVGERTRGEIKRETVRVLRDLAERAAPYGMRLALEFCGYPTCSVNTFAQAYEIVSEVDREDVGIVLDCFHFHAMNSHLEDLRRADPRKIFGFHLDDCEDLPVGALRDHHRVWPGEGAINLELILSALLEIGYREMVSIELFRPEYWEWDAERAIRVGKETTERIISRYFPVG, via the coding sequence ATGAAAATTGCCTTTAACCAAGCAACCACGCTGAAACAATCTACGCTTGCGCTGGATCTCGTCTATTGCGAAAAGTACGGCTACGACTACATTGAGATCAGGCTGGATAAGCTGCGGCAGTACCTGAGCTTCCACGCCGTGGAGGACTTGCGCGCGTTCTTTGCCGCTCACCTGATCAAACCATACGCGTTCAACGCGCTGGAGTTTGTCACCTTCCGCGATCAAGCGGATTACCGCCAAATCTGCGAGGATTTGCATTTTTTGTGTGAGGTCGGCGGGAGCATTCACTGCAACACGCTGATCGTCGTCCCCACGTTTGACGTGGGCGAGCGCACGCGCGGCGAGATCAAGAGGGAAACGGTGCGCGTGCTGCGCGATCTGGCGGAGCGGGCGGCGCCGTACGGGATGAGGCTGGCGTTGGAGTTTTGCGGCTATCCCACCTGTTCCGTCAACACGTTTGCCCAAGCGTACGAGATCGTCAGCGAGGTGGACAGAGAGGACGTGGGGATCGTGCTGGATTGCTTCCACTTCCACGCCATGAACTCCCACCTGGAAGATTTGCGACGCGCCGATCCGCGGAAGATCTTTGGTTTCCACCTGGACGACTGTGAAGATCTGCCGGTCGGCGCCCTGCGCGATCATCACCGGGTCTGGCCGGGCGAGGGAGCGATTAACCTGGAGCTGATCCTCTCTGCCCTGCTGGAGATCGGCTACCGGGAGATGGTCTCCATCGAATTGTTTCGCCCGGAGTACTGGGAGTGGGATGCGGAGCGAGCGATCCGGGTGGGCAAAGAAACGACCGAGCGCATCATCAGCCGGTATTTCCCGGTTGGCTGA
- a CDS encoding ABC transporter permease: MNSDATISEDTKGAVAAGKSTWKEKLYRILGRYGMLFILLALVVLMSLLSPTFFTTGNLLNIVRQMSVVGIVAIGVTMVIITTGIDLSSGSVIALVSVVVASFAHPDSYPLFVPILLGMGVGLLTGVINGTIIAKGRIAPFIVTLGMMTAARGAALLLSDGRPIGNLSEPFKLIGQGDIWGIPVPIIIFAIVGLFSYLLLTKTKFGKYTYAIGGNEQAAVIAGINVTRHKILIYAYAGLLSGIAGIILTSRIASGQPTAGMMYELDAIAAAVIGGTSLSGGIGTIGGTIVGALIIGVMNNGLDLLNVSSYWQQILKGVIITVAVFIDSRKNRRS; the protein is encoded by the coding sequence ATGAACAGTGACGCGACTATCTCCGAAGATACGAAAGGCGCTGTCGCGGCAGGCAAAAGCACGTGGAAGGAGAAGCTGTACCGGATCCTGGGGCGGTACGGGATGCTCTTCATCCTGCTCGCTTTGGTTGTGCTGATGTCGTTGCTCTCGCCCACGTTCTTCACGACGGGCAACCTGCTGAACATCGTGCGCCAGATGTCCGTGGTGGGCATTGTGGCGATCGGCGTGACGATGGTGATTATCACCACCGGGATCGATTTGTCGTCCGGCTCGGTGATCGCGCTGGTTTCCGTGGTGGTGGCGAGCTTCGCCCATCCGGACAGCTATCCGCTGTTCGTCCCCATCCTGCTGGGCATGGGCGTAGGGCTCTTAACCGGGGTGATCAACGGAACGATTATCGCCAAAGGCAGGATCGCTCCGTTTATCGTGACCCTGGGGATGATGACGGCAGCGAGGGGGGCCGCCCTCTTGCTCAGTGACGGCAGGCCGATCGGCAACTTGTCGGAACCGTTCAAGCTGATCGGACAAGGCGACATCTGGGGGATTCCCGTACCGATTATCATCTTTGCGATTGTCGGCCTGTTCTCCTACCTGCTCCTGACGAAAACGAAATTTGGCAAGTACACCTACGCGATCGGCGGCAACGAACAGGCTGCGGTGATCGCCGGGATCAACGTGACCCGCCATAAAATTTTGATCTACGCCTATGCCGGTTTGCTTTCGGGGATTGCCGGAATCATTCTCACCTCGCGGATCGCGTCCGGACAGCCGACAGCCGGCATGATGTACGAGCTGGATGCGATCGCCGCCGCCGTGATCGGCGGAACCAGCCTCTCCGGCGGGATCGGCACGATTGGCGGCACGATCGTCGGGGCGCTGATCATCGGCGTGATGAACAACGGTCTGGACCTGTTAAACGTCTCGTCCTACTGGCAGCAAATTTTAAAAGGCGTGATTATCACGGTGGCTGTTTTTATCGATTCGCGCAAGAACAGACGGTCGTGA
- a CDS encoding sugar ABC transporter ATP-binding protein produces MSGAYLLQMENISKEFPGVKALDRVQLRVKRGTVHALVGENGAGKSTLMKILKGMYTPDQGVIIFDGEELKLTGVKSALDKGISMIHQELSPIPNMTVAENIFLGREPCYRLTGWVKKKELAEKTRQLLRKLELDIDPDTKMSELSIANTQMVEIAKAISYKAKLIIMDEPTSAITEKEVHHLFQIIRSVKKEGVSIIYITHKMDELAEITDEFTVLRDGKYIATMPSDQISKEKLIELMVGRELNQVFHKKPAAIQETVLSVNNLSKQGKFSNISFTLRRGEILGFAGLMGSGRTEVLESIFGISPADSGEIVIKGEKREIRSPRDAIQAGIGLLTEDRKRTGLFLPLSVQDNMITVHMAAFQQGLFLNQRRIKADCRKQQEQLAIKTPSLEQAINLLSGGNQQKALLARWLLHDPEILFLDEPTRGIDVGAKSEIYQLIFELAGKGKAIVVISSELPEILGLCDRILVMHDGRQMGELLRGEATQEKIMQLATGGFRTAPSGERMEGVDR; encoded by the coding sequence ATGAGCGGAGCGTATCTGTTGCAAATGGAGAATATCAGCAAGGAATTTCCGGGAGTGAAAGCGTTGGATCGCGTCCAACTGCGGGTGAAGCGGGGAACGGTGCACGCCCTGGTGGGCGAGAACGGCGCCGGCAAATCGACGCTGATGAAAATCCTGAAGGGGATGTACACCCCCGATCAGGGCGTGATCATCTTCGACGGGGAAGAGTTGAAACTGACCGGCGTGAAAAGCGCGCTCGACAAGGGAATTTCGATGATTCACCAGGAGCTGAGTCCGATCCCGAACATGACCGTGGCGGAAAATATCTTTCTCGGCCGGGAGCCCTGCTACCGCTTGACGGGCTGGGTGAAAAAAAAGGAGCTTGCGGAAAAAACGCGGCAGCTGTTGCGCAAGCTGGAGCTGGACATCGATCCCGACACCAAGATGAGCGAACTGAGCATCGCCAACACGCAAATGGTGGAGATCGCCAAAGCGATTTCCTACAAGGCCAAGTTGATCATCATGGACGAGCCGACATCGGCGATTACGGAAAAGGAAGTACACCATCTCTTTCAGATCATCCGTTCCGTGAAAAAAGAGGGCGTGTCGATCATCTACATCACGCACAAGATGGATGAGCTGGCGGAGATCACCGATGAGTTCACCGTCCTGCGCGACGGCAAGTATATCGCGACGATGCCCAGCGACCAGATCAGCAAGGAAAAGCTGATTGAATTGATGGTCGGCCGGGAGCTGAACCAGGTTTTCCACAAAAAACCGGCCGCCATCCAAGAGACGGTTTTGTCCGTAAACAATCTGAGCAAACAAGGGAAATTTTCCAATATCAGTTTTACCCTGCGCAGAGGGGAAATCCTCGGTTTCGCCGGCTTGATGGGTTCCGGGCGGACGGAAGTGCTGGAGAGCATCTTCGGGATCTCGCCCGCTGATTCCGGGGAAATCGTAATCAAGGGCGAAAAGCGGGAAATTCGCTCGCCGCGCGATGCCATCCAGGCGGGGATCGGGCTGTTGACGGAAGATCGCAAACGAACGGGGCTGTTTCTCCCCCTTTCGGTTCAAGATAACATGATCACGGTGCACATGGCCGCGTTTCAACAGGGACTGTTTCTCAATCAGCGGCGGATCAAGGCGGACTGCCGCAAGCAGCAAGAGCAGTTGGCGATCAAGACGCCCAGCCTGGAGCAGGCGATCAACCTGCTGAGCGGCGGCAACCAGCAGAAAGCGCTGCTCGCCCGCTGGCTGTTGCACGATCCCGAGATCCTCTTTTTGGATGAGCCGACGAGAGGAATCGACGTGGGGGCGAAATCGGAGATCTACCAGCTAATCTTCGAGCTGGCCGGCAAGGGCAAGGCGATCGTCGTCATCTCTTCGGAACTGCCGGAGATCCTGGGGTTGTGTGACCGCATTCTGGTGATGCACGACGGGCGGCAAATGGGCGAATTGCTGCGGGGAGAGGCGACCCAGGAGAAGATCATGCAGCTGGCGACCGGCGGCTTCCGCACCGCGCCGTCTGGCGAACGAATGGAGGGAGTGGACCGATGA
- a CDS encoding sugar ABC transporter substrate-binding protein — translation MKRKKSLLTLWIVFSLAVFAAGCGGQQTTAPAASGEGQAETAGQTESAAGDGRITIGAALPDFDDKWLSYLQDGMKEYQATLPDVEVIYVDAMNDASKQLSQIENFISQQVDAIVIVPVDTVSVQNMVEKANQAQIPIVVVNRIYEGVEQATAYVGSESIKAGLMQMEEVAKLLNGKGNIAIMNGQMGHEAQIKRTEGNKQVIAQHPEMKVVLEGTGEWDRAKGMALMENWLQSGQQIDAVVSNNDEMAIGAIMALEAAGKLDDVVVAGVDATPDALEYVKAGKLQVTVFQDASGQGRGGLETAIKAAKGEAVEKFVWIPYELVTQENVDEYIQKWQ, via the coding sequence ATGAAGAGAAAGAAGAGCTTGCTTACACTCTGGATCGTCTTCAGCCTGGCGGTGTTCGCGGCCGGCTGCGGCGGTCAGCAAACGACGGCGCCCGCGGCATCCGGAGAAGGTCAGGCGGAAACGGCGGGCCAGACCGAGTCGGCAGCCGGCGACGGGCGGATCACCATCGGGGCCGCTCTACCCGATTTTGACGACAAGTGGTTGAGTTACCTGCAGGATGGGATGAAGGAGTATCAAGCGACGCTGCCGGATGTGGAAGTGATCTATGTGGATGCGATGAACGACGCCAGCAAACAGCTGTCGCAAATCGAAAACTTCATCTCGCAGCAGGTGGACGCCATTGTGATTGTACCTGTCGATACGGTCTCCGTCCAAAACATGGTGGAGAAGGCCAATCAAGCGCAAATCCCGATCGTCGTCGTCAACCGGATCTACGAAGGGGTGGAACAGGCCACCGCGTATGTCGGGTCCGAATCGATCAAGGCGGGGCTGATGCAGATGGAGGAAGTGGCGAAGCTGCTCAACGGCAAAGGCAACATTGCGATCATGAACGGCCAGATGGGCCACGAGGCGCAGATCAAGCGAACCGAAGGGAACAAACAGGTGATCGCCCAGCATCCGGAGATGAAAGTGGTACTGGAAGGAACGGGGGAATGGGACCGGGCCAAAGGGATGGCGCTGATGGAAAACTGGCTGCAGTCCGGCCAGCAGATCGACGCGGTCGTCTCCAATAACGACGAGATGGCGATCGGCGCGATCATGGCCCTGGAAGCGGCCGGAAAACTGGACGATGTGGTGGTCGCAGGCGTCGATGCGACGCCCGACGCGTTGGAGTACGTGAAGGCCGGCAAGCTGCAGGTGACGGTGTTCCAGGATGCCAGCGGACAGGGCAGAGGCGGACTGGAGACGGCGATCAAGGCAGCCAAAGGGGAAGCGGTAGAGAAATTTGTCTGGATCCCTTACGAATTGGTGACGCAGGAGAATGTGGACGAGTACATCCAGAAATGGCAGTAG